In Leuconostoc kimchii IMSNU 11154, one genomic interval encodes:
- the metE gene encoding 5-methyltetrahydropteroyltriglutamate--homocysteine S-methyltransferase: MSIVKSSNLGYPRLGEQREWKKLLESFWKEEIDISTFEKTAKILRLNNLKKQIDAGIDIVPVADNSNYDHVLDTTTAFNLIPTRFGNYDRPLTLNEYYDIARGNKDNVAADMTKWFNINYHYTVPEFDQTTPRLLENRWLKYWQEAHDELGINGKPVIVGPVTLIKLGKLNGDYVSNETDINVLLDAILPLYQQVFKELQQAGVNWVQLDEPTLVKVEDETDVVPYRRAIEALKEAAPTLNIELQTYFDSIDPYQAVTELPVQAIGLDFVHGHGENLAHIREFGFPKDKILAAGVIDGHNVWTADLSKKLALVRELKNVVSELWLQPSNTLLHVPITTKYETAAGSELLGGLAFADEKLQEIVTLTQTLNGQDTHVILAKNETALKALNESKARNNTSVQTAIKHLNDTIFERQSKYADRAVAQQNRLQLPKLPTTTIGSFPQSSEVRSKRAAWRKGRLSDEAYQTFIESETKRWLKIQEDIGLDVLVHGEFERTDMVEYFGQKLDGFYATQNGWVQSYGSRGVRPPVIFGDVDYTEPITVAASQFAQSQTKKIVKGMLTAPLTIINWSFVRDDIDRADVQNQIALALRQEVLNLERAGIKIIQVDEPALREGLPLKERHWQNYLDEAVYSFKITTSGVGDETQIHTHMCYSDFEDIIDTISALDADVISIETSRSHGEIISAFEDADYDKQIGLGVYDIHSPRIPTVNEIADNIRRGLKVIDEKQFWVNPDCGLKTRTEDQTKTALTNLEKARNIVLEELTAEA, translated from the coding sequence ATGAGTATAGTAAAATCATCGAATCTTGGCTACCCACGTTTGGGTGAGCAACGAGAATGGAAAAAATTGTTAGAATCTTTTTGGAAAGAAGAGATTGATATTTCGACTTTTGAAAAAACAGCGAAAATTTTACGTTTGAACAATTTAAAAAAGCAAATTGATGCAGGTATTGATATTGTTCCTGTTGCTGATAATTCAAACTACGATCATGTGCTGGACACGACGACAGCATTTAACTTAATTCCAACGCGATTTGGAAATTATGATAGACCACTGACATTGAATGAATATTATGATATTGCACGTGGAAATAAAGATAATGTTGCAGCTGATATGACTAAATGGTTTAATATTAACTATCATTATACAGTGCCTGAATTTGATCAAACGACACCCAGATTATTAGAAAATCGATGGTTAAAGTATTGGCAAGAAGCACACGATGAATTAGGAATTAATGGGAAACCAGTCATTGTGGGACCAGTGACGTTGATTAAATTAGGTAAATTAAATGGTGATTATGTCTCAAATGAGACGGATATTAACGTGTTGTTGGATGCGATTTTGCCATTATACCAACAAGTGTTCAAAGAATTACAACAGGCGGGTGTTAATTGGGTTCAACTTGATGAACCAACCTTGGTAAAAGTTGAAGATGAGACGGACGTGGTACCATATCGTCGCGCGATTGAGGCATTGAAAGAAGCGGCTCCGACATTAAATATTGAATTGCAAACATACTTTGATTCAATTGACCCGTATCAAGCAGTTACGGAGTTACCTGTCCAAGCAATTGGTCTTGATTTTGTCCATGGACATGGTGAAAACTTAGCTCATATTCGTGAATTTGGTTTCCCAAAAGATAAAATTTTGGCAGCCGGTGTGATAGATGGGCATAATGTGTGGACAGCCGATTTATCAAAGAAATTGGCATTGGTTCGTGAATTAAAAAATGTGGTATCAGAATTATGGCTTCAACCTTCTAATACATTATTGCATGTACCGATTACAACCAAATATGAGACGGCAGCTGGTTCAGAGTTACTAGGCGGTTTAGCTTTTGCTGATGAAAAATTACAAGAAATTGTTACCCTAACACAAACGTTAAATGGGCAAGATACACATGTGATTCTAGCTAAGAATGAGACAGCATTAAAAGCATTGAATGAATCAAAAGCACGTAATAATACATCAGTACAAACAGCAATTAAACATCTAAATGATACAATATTTGAACGTCAAAGTAAGTATGCTGATCGTGCGGTTGCACAACAAAATCGATTACAATTACCTAAGTTACCAACAACGACAATTGGTTCATTTCCACAATCTTCTGAAGTGCGTTCAAAACGTGCAGCTTGGCGTAAAGGACGTTTATCAGATGAAGCGTATCAAACGTTCATTGAGTCTGAAACAAAACGTTGGTTGAAAATACAAGAAGACATTGGTTTGGATGTACTCGTCCACGGTGAATTTGAACGAACAGATATGGTAGAATATTTTGGACAAAAATTAGACGGCTTTTATGCAACTCAAAATGGTTGGGTTCAATCATATGGTTCAAGAGGGGTTCGACCACCAGTTATTTTCGGGGATGTTGACTACACCGAACCAATTACTGTCGCAGCCTCGCAATTTGCACAGTCACAAACTAAAAAAATTGTTAAAGGGATGTTGACAGCACCGTTAACAATTATTAACTGGTCATTTGTGCGTGACGATATTGATCGTGCCGATGTTCAAAATCAAATTGCTTTGGCTTTGCGTCAAGAAGTATTGAATTTGGAACGTGCGGGTATTAAAATTATTCAAGTTGATGAACCGGCTTTAAGAGAAGGATTACCACTTAAGGAACGTCACTGGCAAAATTACTTAGATGAAGCAGTGTACTCATTTAAAATAACAACATCTGGCGTTGGTGATGAGACGCAAATTCATACGCATATGTGCTATTCTGACTTTGAAGATATTATTGATACCATTTCAGCATTAGATGCCGATGTTATTTCAATCGAAACATCACGTTCTCATGGTGAAATCATATCAGCATTTGAAGATGCTGATTATGACAAGCAAATTGGGTTAGGGGTTTATGACATTCATTCGCCACGGATACCAACAGTTAATGAAATTGCTGATAATATTCGACGTGGCTTGAAGGTCATTGATGAGAAGCAGTTTTGGGTTAACCCTGATTGCGGTTTGAAAACACGTACAGAAGATCAAACTAAGACAGCTTTGACGAACTTGGAAAAAGCACGCAATATTGTACTCGAAGAATTAACGGCTGAGGCTTAA
- a CDS encoding ABC transporter substrate-binding protein: MKRKYIYSGIVVVVLVLSTVVLFLTTGQRKTVANESSDKNFVLKIAENNDLCGAPQQLAIAKGYFKAEGLKIKVVKLGSDTTNFEGVNSGKIDASNSMMGSLVQPLANGAKIKITTGLHTGCLQILVKKGSNIKSAKDLIGKKVGVGDIAGSAATYVRRYLGHYGVDVSAQHSQVQLAAYSASELPIVLQKGQVDAIALGDPDTEIDKAKYNLVTLSASATDPAFKDEYCCVAYVSDDIAKNHPAVAAKYTLALQKGAKWAEEHPEETVAIQTSQHYIDGDKKLNIKMLKSYQFKPSYSGAKKAFTQVGGDLQKLKVVDKNVDLKALQQASFFKTTASN; the protein is encoded by the coding sequence ATGAAGAGAAAATATATTTATTCGGGAATTGTGGTAGTAGTGCTAGTATTGTCAACTGTTGTATTGTTTTTGACAACAGGTCAACGTAAAACAGTAGCTAATGAGAGCTCTGATAAAAATTTTGTTTTAAAAATAGCAGAAAACAATGATTTATGTGGTGCGCCACAGCAGCTTGCCATTGCTAAGGGGTATTTCAAAGCAGAAGGATTAAAAATTAAAGTTGTTAAACTAGGATCAGATACAACTAATTTTGAGGGTGTGAATTCAGGCAAAATAGATGCTTCCAATTCTATGATGGGTAGTTTAGTGCAGCCTTTAGCAAACGGTGCAAAAATTAAAATCACCACTGGCTTGCACACTGGTTGTTTGCAGATCTTAGTAAAAAAAGGAAGTAATATTAAATCTGCTAAGGATCTTATTGGCAAAAAAGTTGGTGTAGGAGATATTGCAGGTTCAGCTGCTACTTATGTAAGACGTTACTTAGGCCATTATGGCGTAGATGTGTCAGCGCAACATTCACAAGTGCAACTGGCTGCTTATTCGGCTTCTGAGTTACCTATTGTTTTACAAAAAGGACAAGTTGATGCGATTGCTTTAGGTGATCCTGATACGGAAATTGATAAGGCAAAATATAATTTGGTAACGTTAAGTGCTTCCGCAACAGATCCAGCATTTAAAGATGAATATTGCTGTGTTGCCTATGTTTCAGATGATATTGCTAAAAATCATCCCGCAGTGGCAGCTAAATATACTTTAGCCTTACAAAAAGGTGCGAAGTGGGCAGAAGAACATCCGGAAGAGACTGTTGCTATTCAGACTAGCCAACATTACATTGATGGTGATAAAAAATTAAATATTAAAATGTTGAAATCTTATCAATTTAAGCCTTCTTATTCAGGTGCAAAAAAAGCTTTCACTCAAGTTGGTGGTGACTTGCAAAAATTGAAGGTTGTTGATAAAAACGTTGACTTAAAAGCACTACAACAAGCATCATTCTTCAAAACAACTGCTTCAAACTAA
- a CDS encoding ABC transporter ATP-binding protein translates to MVARTEEIRVERLRKVFPSHDYNKPAVVALDRVDATIKPGEFVSLIGPSGCGKTTWLRLIAGLEIPTEGAIYVGDRKITSPGRERGLVFQDPNLFPWLTVQENIAFGLKIKGKLTSEDQENIASLITLVGLTGFEKSYPYQLSGGMAHRAAIARALVNNPEVLLFDEPFGALDAFTRMKLQNDVLRIWRERKTTMILVTHDVEEAIFLGQRVFAMTPRPARVKKIIDINLDYPRKRDDQTFIALKEEVLGVLDFHNI, encoded by the coding sequence ATGGTAGCAAGGACAGAAGAGATTAGAGTAGAGCGTTTAAGAAAAGTTTTTCCAAGTCATGATTATAATAAACCAGCTGTGGTTGCACTAGATCGTGTTGATGCCACAATTAAACCGGGTGAATTTGTTAGTTTGATTGGGCCATCTGGTTGTGGAAAAACAACCTGGTTACGATTAATTGCTGGTCTTGAGATACCAACAGAAGGTGCAATTTATGTTGGTGATAGAAAAATAACATCGCCTGGTCGAGAACGTGGTTTGGTTTTCCAAGACCCAAACTTGTTTCCGTGGCTGACAGTACAAGAAAATATCGCATTTGGCTTAAAAATTAAAGGTAAATTAACGTCTGAAGATCAAGAAAATATTGCTAGTTTAATTACATTGGTTGGATTAACAGGTTTTGAAAAATCTTATCCTTATCAACTTTCTGGAGGTATGGCGCATCGTGCAGCAATTGCACGCGCATTAGTAAATAACCCTGAAGTACTATTGTTTGATGAACCATTTGGTGCACTTGATGCGTTTACGCGTATGAAATTACAAAATGATGTGTTACGAATATGGCGTGAAAGAAAAACGACAATGATTCTGGTGACACATGATGTGGAAGAGGCCATATTTTTAGGGCAACGTGTTTTTGCAATGACGCCACGGCCAGCCCGTGTTAAAAAAATCATCGATATTAATTTAGATTACCCAAGAAAAAGGGACGATCAGACATTTATTGCGCTGAAAGAAGAAGTATTGGGTGTGTTAGATTTTCATAATATTTGA
- a CDS encoding ABC transporter permease yields MLIGIVLVVHNVLPNSVTNFEKPQPYFNILLIVGFLLCLLLAGVNTVITKKITLFQYNSPRIGVVFTLVGIYDLATAKFGWINTLFFPNPDKIFGALVNNSTLLLKCLGYSVWLLVIGWVIGGILGVVTGVLIGWSTNWHYWLDPFVKFLGPIPPTVLIPIALSAFPTSFAASAFLLALSMWFPVTILTNSGIASVRVDYLEVADTMGATTLQKIFKVALPASLPSIFVGLFNGICASFITLMVAEMLGVKYGLGWYINWQREIMGYANVYAGLIVLAIAFSLIITILFKIRDHFLKWQEGLIKW; encoded by the coding sequence ATGTTGATTGGTATTGTCTTAGTAGTGCACAATGTCTTACCAAATAGTGTGACTAATTTTGAGAAACCACAACCGTATTTTAATATTCTATTGATTGTCGGGTTTCTTTTGTGCCTGTTATTAGCAGGCGTTAACACAGTAATTACTAAAAAAATAACATTATTTCAATACAATTCGCCGAGAATTGGCGTTGTGTTCACTCTAGTTGGTATATATGATTTAGCAACGGCCAAATTTGGCTGGATCAACACACTTTTTTTTCCAAATCCTGATAAAATTTTTGGGGCGTTAGTTAATAATTCGACGTTATTGCTTAAATGTTTAGGATACTCTGTTTGGTTGCTTGTTATCGGCTGGGTTATTGGGGGTATTTTAGGTGTTGTAACTGGTGTTCTTATTGGATGGAGCACAAATTGGCATTATTGGTTAGATCCATTTGTTAAATTTTTAGGGCCGATTCCACCGACTGTGTTGATTCCGATTGCGTTATCTGCTTTTCCAACAAGTTTTGCAGCGAGTGCATTTTTATTGGCACTATCAATGTGGTTTCCGGTTACCATATTAACTAATTCAGGTATTGCAAGTGTCCGCGTTGACTATTTGGAAGTCGCTGACACAATGGGGGCAACAACGCTCCAAAAAATATTTAAAGTTGCGCTACCCGCATCATTACCTAGTATTTTTGTTGGATTATTTAATGGTATCTGTGCATCTTTTATTACATTGATGGTAGCAGAGATGTTAGGAGTGAAGTACGGTTTAGGATGGTACATTAACTGGCAACGAGAAATTATGGGATATGCTAATGTTTATGCAGGATTAATCGTATTGGCCATTGCATTTTCGTTGATCATTACGATTTTATTTAAAATACGTGACCACTTCTTAAAGTGGCAAGAGGGCTTAATTAAATGGTAG
- a CDS encoding methylenetetrahydrofolate reductase: protein MTKISEIYHTKSSPVLSFEIFPPKKESGITSLYQTLDEVNPQKMGVDYISVTYGAGGSGDNTMTRDLAQYIQTHFGVTALHHLTGVNQTPESLRDNLAKIKQAGIENILALRGDLPDSDYVNADYPYAKDLICDIKQASTFNIGAAIYPEGHVDNPITGISVAGIKEKIASGTDFLISQFFFENDVYYHMQEALKNNYIKVPVSAGVMPIISKAQVERMTYMIGSSLPARLVKMIHKYENNSDDLKKAGIEYALEQIQDLLDHGVDGIHLYAMNRPNVLKSMLPIINQEIESKHF from the coding sequence ATGACTAAAATATCTGAAATTTATCATACCAAATCATCACCAGTGTTATCATTTGAAATTTTCCCACCGAAGAAGGAAAGTGGGATTACTTCACTTTATCAAACGCTAGATGAGGTCAACCCACAAAAAATGGGTGTCGATTATATCAGTGTGACATATGGTGCAGGTGGTTCTGGTGATAATACTATGACACGAGATTTGGCGCAATACATCCAAACACATTTTGGTGTTACGGCACTTCATCACTTAACTGGTGTGAATCAAACACCAGAAAGTTTACGTGACAATCTGGCAAAAATTAAACAAGCAGGTATCGAAAACATTCTTGCTTTACGAGGTGATTTACCAGACAGCGACTATGTGAATGCTGATTACCCATATGCTAAAGATTTAATTTGTGACATTAAACAAGCTAGTACGTTTAATATTGGGGCAGCGATTTATCCAGAGGGACATGTTGATAACCCAATTACCGGTATTAGTGTGGCTGGGATTAAAGAAAAAATTGCGAGTGGCACTGATTTTTTGATTTCTCAATTTTTCTTTGAAAACGACGTTTATTATCATATGCAAGAAGCTTTGAAGAATAATTATATTAAAGTACCTGTCTCTGCCGGTGTGATGCCCATCATCAGTAAGGCACAAGTTGAACGTATGACATATATGATTGGCTCATCATTGCCAGCAAGATTGGTCAAAATGATTCATAAATATGAAAACAATTCAGATGATTTGAAAAAAGCAGGTATAGAATATGCGCTTGAACAAATTCAAGATTTATTGGATCATGGCGTGGATGGTATACATTTGTACGCGATGAATCGACCGAATGTATTGAAAAGCATGTTACCAATCATTAATCAAGAAATAGAGTCTAAGCATTTCTAA
- the mmuM gene encoding homocysteine S-methyltransferase → MTKFESYIESGTVILDGGMGSELEKRQIDVNNSWWSASALIQSPEDVREIHKNYFDSGADLAITDTYQAHVKSFTDQGLSEQKAYELIDSAVALAKLGLTDSNRSDGLIAGSVGPYGAYLANGAEYTGDYHLSEFEFQAFHRPRIVRLIDDGVDVLALETIPNFEEAKALGHLLQQEFPTVNAYLSFSTENGDHLWDGTRLSEAVAYFESISQIKAIGVNCTAPQNILPAIKNITPNTSKKIIVYPNAGDEYDPETKRWVSQHGPIKWDELVPLWQEAGANLIGGCCRTSPDDINDIVQATINQRH, encoded by the coding sequence ATGACAAAATTTGAATCGTATATTGAATCAGGCACTGTGATATTAGACGGTGGCATGGGTAGTGAACTTGAAAAGCGCCAGATTGATGTCAATAATAGTTGGTGGTCAGCTTCGGCCTTGATTCAATCACCAGAGGACGTTCGTGAAATTCATAAAAATTATTTTGATTCTGGCGCTGATTTGGCGATAACAGATACCTATCAAGCACATGTAAAGTCTTTTACAGATCAAGGATTGAGTGAGCAAAAAGCTTATGAGTTAATTGATTCAGCAGTGGCACTGGCTAAACTTGGGCTTACGGACTCGAATCGAAGTGACGGTTTAATTGCTGGATCTGTTGGGCCTTATGGTGCTTATCTTGCAAATGGCGCTGAGTACACTGGCGATTATCACTTATCCGAATTTGAATTTCAAGCATTTCATCGCCCACGTATTGTACGTTTAATTGATGATGGTGTTGATGTCTTAGCGTTAGAAACAATACCAAATTTTGAGGAAGCAAAGGCTTTGGGTCATTTATTACAACAAGAATTTCCAACTGTTAACGCTTATTTATCATTTTCCACAGAAAATGGGGATCATTTATGGGATGGGACACGGCTGTCTGAAGCAGTTGCTTATTTTGAATCAATTAGTCAAATTAAAGCTATAGGCGTCAATTGTACAGCACCTCAAAATATTTTACCAGCAATAAAAAACATAACGCCAAATACCAGTAAAAAAATAATTGTTTATCCTAATGCAGGTGATGAATACGATCCTGAAACGAAGCGTTGGGTTAGCCAACATGGGCCAATCAAGTGGGATGAATTAGTGCCATTATGGCAAGAAGCAGGTGCAAATTTAATTGGCGGTTGTTGTCGGACAAGCCCTGATGACATTAATGATATTGTTCAGGCGACTATAAACCAACGTCATTAA